The nucleotide sequence ATGGTTTATGGCCAGGCGTGCCCTGGCTGGTATAGAGCAGGTGACCAATACAGCTCTAGAGATATCCGCAGGGACCCTGGACAGACGTGTCGCCCTGGCCTCCAAAGGAGGGGAGGTGGAACGGCTGGCAACCGCCTTCAATCAGATGCTGGACCGCATCAATGTGCTCATTAAAGAGATGAAAGAGATGAGCGACAATATAGCCCATGATCTGAGAAATCCTCTGGCAAGAATCAGGGGCACGGCTGAGCTGGTCCTGACCACCAACAGCACTCCGGAAGAATTCCAGGCTATGGCCGCAAACACGGTGGAGGAGTGTGATCGGCTGCTTGCCGTAGTCAATACAATGTTGGATATATCTGAGGTAGAGTCTGGGGTGGGGAGCCTGCAGAGGGAGGAGGTGGACGTTGTCCGCTTGATCCAGCAGGCGTGTGACCTGTTCCGTCCCATTGCAGAAGACAAGAAAGTGCTCATAGAGAAAAGCATGCCCAGGCACTGCATCCTCCAGGGAGATCCACAGAAGCTGCAAAGACTGGTTGCCAACCTGCTTGACAATGCCTTGAAATACACCGGGGCTGGGGGAAGCGTCAGGGTGACCTTGAAAGATGATGATAATCATGTGTTCATTTCTGTCGCCGACACGGGGATCGGCATTACAGCGGCAGATTTGCCCCACATCTTCGACAGGTTCTATCGGGGCGACAAGAGCAGATCAGAGCCAGGTATTGGACTCGGGCTCAGTCTAGTCAGAGCTATCGCCAGATTCCATGGCGGGGATGTGCGTGCAGAAAGCTGCCCAGATAAAGGAAGCATCTTTACGGTGACTCTTCCGAGAGGTGCAAAAGGGAAGAAGGCCTCACGCCGTCCAGGAATCGCTTGATGTCTTGACAGCGTGAGGTTTCTGGAGTGTTCTCAATAGGCAGAGCGTATCCAACCTGTGCTCTTGTCCACCATGATTCTATCCACCAGGGAGCCGTCCTTGGTGGTAATGTCCGCCTGAAAGACATTTCCCTTGTCCTCGATCTTGCCGAGCTTCAGATTAGGGTTTCTGGTAGAGGCAAGATAGTTGTTCAAAATAGTCTCTGCATCTTGCTTTTGCATGGGCTTCTGGGGTTGCTGTTGGTATTGGGACCCCGGACCATAGCCAGGTCCCATTTGCCGTTGCCCCATGCCGTAACCCTGCTGTCCACTCCGGCCCATCATGCCGGGTCCTCCCCGGCGCCAGCCCTGTCCCATCATCCCGGGTCCCATGCCCCGGCCTCCTCCATGCCGAGGGCCGCCATAAGGACAGTTCCAGCTTCCCTGCTGCTGAGGTCCATAACCCTGGGTGGGTCCACTATGCTGACCCATGGCTCCAGGGCCCTGAGCCTGGGCGTAAAGGGTGGCCAGACCAAAGAAGGCAGCCAAGCCGACCACTACACCTATTGCTATTATCTTTTTCATGAGATCTCCTTTGCTGAATTGCCGCTGGGCTCTGT is from Deltaproteobacteria bacterium and encodes:
- a CDS encoding HAMP domain-containing protein, which encodes MGRSLAFRLTLWYAGIFTISTVAAFLAFYLLLSSVMEKNRDLDLASDLEEYSSMLATDGFAKVESELLRDAQSDGVGKVFYRLLSLDGEVLASTDMSPWEGIGINGKALGQLTAGGGQIFETVALPGHEYPARIVYGKIGPGTVLQIGESVEEDGEFLGLLREIFGRVVISVMFLATIIGWFMARRALAGIEQVTNTALEISAGTLDRRVALASKGGEVERLATAFNQMLDRINVLIKEMKEMSDNIAHDLRNPLARIRGTAELVLTTNSTPEEFQAMAANTVEECDRLLAVVNTMLDISEVESGVGSLQREEVDVVRLIQQACDLFRPIAEDKKVLIEKSMPRHCILQGDPQKLQRLVANLLDNALKYTGAGGSVRVTLKDDDNHVFISVADTGIGITAADLPHIFDRFYRGDKSRSEPGIGLGLSLVRAIARFHGGDVRAESCPDKGSIFTVTLPRGAKGKKASRRPGIA